The proteins below are encoded in one region of Winogradskyella helgolandensis:
- a CDS encoding 3-oxoacyl-ACP synthase III family protein, protein MGIKITGTGSYIPSHIEKNENFYNHQFLNADGSTIKNSNEVIVEKFKAITGIKERRYVTEELLNSDIAYYAAEKAIEDANIDRETIDYIIVAHNYGDIKYNSEQSDTVPSIASRVKHLLQIKNPKCVGYDLLFGCPGWIQGVIQAESFINSGIAKRCLVIGSETLSRVIDKHDRDSMIYSDGAGAVIIEKSEKEGGILAHESATYALDEAHFIYFGETNNTEITDKRRYIKMYGRKIYEFALSNVPKALKSCLDKSGVSIKDVKKILIHQANEKMDEAIVKRFYKLHHMEMPQGIMPMTINMLGNSSVATVPTLFDRILKGKVENQEINKGDVIMFASVGAGMNINAIVYQY, encoded by the coding sequence ATGGGGATTAAAATCACTGGAACGGGAAGCTATATACCTAGTCATATAGAAAAAAACGAGAACTTTTATAATCATCAATTTTTAAATGCAGACGGATCTACAATTAAAAATTCTAATGAAGTCATTGTAGAAAAATTCAAAGCTATTACAGGTATAAAAGAACGACGGTATGTTACTGAAGAATTACTAAATTCAGACATCGCTTATTATGCTGCAGAAAAAGCAATAGAAGACGCTAACATAGATAGAGAAACTATAGATTATATTATTGTCGCCCATAATTATGGTGATATAAAGTATAATTCTGAGCAAAGTGATACTGTACCAAGTATTGCATCTCGTGTGAAGCATTTATTGCAAATAAAAAACCCTAAATGTGTTGGTTACGATTTATTATTCGGTTGCCCTGGCTGGATACAAGGTGTTATACAAGCCGAATCATTTATTAATTCTGGTATTGCTAAACGCTGTTTAGTTATTGGATCAGAAACGCTGTCTAGAGTTATAGACAAACACGATAGAGATTCTATGATTTATAGCGATGGTGCTGGAGCAGTAATTATTGAAAAAAGTGAAAAAGAAGGAGGTATTCTAGCTCACGAATCAGCAACTTACGCCTTAGATGAAGCTCATTTCATCTATTTTGGAGAAACTAATAATACTGAAATTACCGATAAACGTCGATACATTAAAATGTATGGTCGTAAGATTTATGAATTCGCATTGTCTAACGTTCCAAAAGCTTTGAAATCTTGTCTTGATAAAAGTGGAGTTTCAATAAAGGATGTCAAAAAAATATTGATTCATCAGGCGAATGAAAAAATGGACGAAGCCATTGTAAAACGATTTTATAAATTACACCATATGGAAATGCCACAAGGCATAATGCCTATGACCATTAATATGCTTGGTAATTCTAGTGTTGCCACTGTACCAACTTTATTCGATAGGATTTTAAAAGGTAAAGTTGAAAATCAAGAAATAAATAAAGGTGACGTCATTATGTTTGCAAGTGTTGGTGCTGGTATGAATATTAACGCCATTGTTTATCAGTATTAA
- a CDS encoding methyltransferase domain-containing protein — MKSQTLPFDTYSENNRIEMIDFYNEASEDYEFWSQDFNMHFGYFVPFKTNPFKRDSMLNQMNAQVIKRLQIKDTKHRLIDLGCGMGGTMRYALKQHKNIITYGVTLSDFQVKQGNDLLKGQNGIILKENYNNTSFQSNSFDSAVAIESFCHSGHSSNSLKEAHRILKPGGKLVIADAFLKKDQSDLCKGADYSYKRLCNHWSLEKLETHSFIKQKLQDLGFNNIKIEDISYRVAPSVLHVPFAITGFILKKILSFKSIKRESLHNLKGSFFALMTGLHLKSFGYYIISATKMNG; from the coding sequence ATGAAATCACAAACACTACCATTCGACACCTATTCTGAAAACAACAGAATAGAAATGATAGATTTCTATAACGAAGCGTCAGAAGACTATGAATTTTGGAGTCAAGATTTTAATATGCACTTTGGTTATTTTGTACCATTCAAAACCAATCCATTTAAGCGAGATAGTATGCTTAACCAAATGAATGCTCAGGTTATAAAGCGACTTCAAATTAAAGACACTAAACATAGACTCATAGATTTAGGTTGTGGCATGGGAGGCACTATGCGCTACGCTTTAAAACAACATAAAAATATAATCACTTATGGAGTAACGTTATCAGATTTTCAGGTCAAACAAGGTAATGACTTACTAAAAGGTCAAAATGGTATCATTCTAAAAGAAAACTATAATAACACCTCATTTCAATCCAATTCATTCGATTCAGCTGTTGCCATAGAAAGCTTTTGTCATTCTGGCCACAGTTCAAATTCTTTAAAAGAAGCACATCGTATTTTAAAACCAGGTGGAAAATTAGTGATTGCAGATGCCTTCCTAAAAAAAGACCAATCAGATTTATGTAAAGGAGCAGATTACTCTTATAAGCGTTTATGCAACCACTGGAGTCTAGAAAAATTAGAAACTCATTCTTTTATAAAACAAAAATTGCAAGACTTAGGTTTCAACAACATTAAAATTGAAGACATCTCTTACCGCGTAGCCCCTTCTGTATTACATGTTCCATTTGCAATTACAGGTTTTATACTAAAAAAAATACTGAGCTTTAAATCCATTAAAAGAGAAAGTCTTCATAATTTAAAAGGATCATTTTTTGCTTTAATGACTGGTTTGCATCTCAAGAGTTTTGGGTATTATATTATAAGCGCAACAAAAATGAATGGCTAA
- a CDS encoding GbsR/MarR family transcriptional regulator, whose amino-acid sequence MEYQEAKEKFISTWGSLGSLWGINKAMAQIQALLFISTQPLSMEDIMEDLKISRGNTSMNLRQLMDWGIVTKVLISGERKEFFTTEKDVQELARIIAKERSRREIRPVIKVLDDVSSIKDDGTEKTKELIKQTKALQSLTQDLDTLMSKMVNQKQNWLTKSVMKLMK is encoded by the coding sequence ATGGAATATCAAGAAGCAAAAGAAAAGTTTATTAGTACTTGGGGCAGTTTAGGTTCACTTTGGGGAATCAATAAAGCTATGGCTCAGATACAAGCATTGCTTTTTATTTCAACTCAACCCTTATCGATGGAAGATATTATGGAGGATCTTAAAATTTCGCGTGGTAATACGAGTATGAATTTAAGACAATTGATGGATTGGGGCATTGTAACCAAAGTTTTAATATCTGGAGAACGAAAAGAATTTTTCACCACAGAAAAAGACGTTCAAGAATTAGCACGAATTATCGCCAAAGAACGTAGTAGACGAGAAATCAGACCTGTGATTAAAGTTTTAGATGACGTTTCTTCTATTAAAGATGATGGCACCGAAAAAACAAAAGAACTTATAAAACAAACGAAAGCGTTGCAAAGTCTTACGCAAGATTTAGATACCCTAATGAGTAAAATGGTAAATCAAAAACAAAATTGGTTAACAAAGTCGGTTATGAAGCTGATGAAATAG
- a CDS encoding class I SAM-dependent methyltransferase, protein MYENTYPNKRFNLTLQFLKKHINTSESILDLGVKNPFSEIMISEGFSVENTTGEDLDENQSAIKQSSAKVITAFEIFEHLLSPYEVLKSIKTDKIVISVPLKLWFSSAYRSKTDMLDRHYHEFEDWQLDWLLEKTGWVIKDRQKWTNPVNKIGIRPILRRFTPRYYIVYAEKQINSNS, encoded by the coding sequence ATGTACGAAAACACATATCCAAATAAGCGCTTTAATCTTACATTGCAATTTTTAAAAAAGCACATCAATACCTCAGAATCAATCTTAGATTTAGGCGTTAAAAATCCATTTTCTGAAATCATGATTTCGGAAGGTTTTTCGGTTGAAAATACAACTGGTGAAGATTTAGACGAGAACCAATCTGCAATTAAGCAATCCTCAGCTAAAGTTATTACAGCTTTCGAAATTTTTGAACATCTGCTTTCTCCTTATGAAGTTTTAAAATCTATTAAAACGGACAAAATTGTGATTAGTGTGCCATTAAAATTATGGTTTTCTTCCGCTTATAGAAGTAAAACCGATATGTTAGACAGACATTACCATGAATTTGAAGATTGGCAACTCGATTGGCTCTTAGAAAAAACAGGATGGGTTATTAAAGACCGACAAAAATGGACCAATCCTGTAAATAAAATAGGTATTAGACCAATTCTAAGGCGTTTTACACCTCGATATTATATAGTTTATGCAGAAAAGCAAATAAATTCTAACTCATAA
- a CDS encoding sigma-70 family RNA polymerase sigma factor, which yields MPKHQINPNNWVKLYSDYLFNYTITRVNDREISQDLISETFLAGLKSMKNFKGEASERTWLISILKRKIIDHYRKINSNKGKAEVRMNYINDTESEGDWLEERVADSNVKTAEEDLVNSELGDAIYDCLAKLPEKQAEVFKMKTILGYDTETICKELEITASNLWVIIHRARTGLAECMEDNWYN from the coding sequence ATGCCTAAGCATCAAATCAACCCAAATAATTGGGTAAAACTATATTCAGATTACCTCTTCAATTATACGATTACTCGTGTAAACGATAGAGAGATCTCGCAAGATTTAATATCTGAAACGTTTTTAGCAGGTCTTAAATCCATGAAGAATTTTAAGGGTGAAGCAAGCGAACGGACTTGGCTAATTTCAATTTTAAAGCGTAAAATCATAGATCATTATCGTAAAATAAACTCTAACAAAGGTAAAGCTGAAGTTAGAATGAACTATATCAACGATACAGAATCAGAAGGTGATTGGCTTGAGGAACGCGTTGCAGATTCTAATGTTAAAACGGCTGAAGAAGATCTTGTCAATTCAGAATTAGGCGATGCCATCTACGATTGCTTAGCAAAACTACCAGAAAAACAAGCTGAAGTTTTTAAGATGAAAACCATATTAGGTTACGATACCGAAACAATTTGTAAAGAATTAGAGATTACTGCGTCTAACTTATGGGTAATTATCCACAGAGCACGAACTGGATTAGCAGAATGCATGGAAGATAATTGGTATAATTAA
- a CDS encoding DNA/RNA non-specific endonuclease, with protein sequence MKRKPIYTIIAVIIVIGIYSYEHFLNSEVKAELVKDGEIVKEDTNLYFLPTSTTGQIVHHQNYSLSYSEPHEQAEWVAYELKASHISSTNHKRPYFEIDNAVKTGAAHWGNYKKSGYDKGHLCPAGDRRFTQEAHDETFLTSNISPQEHQFNAGVWNRLEQKVRYWAKKNDGVFVVTGGILKNGLKTIGDEDVAVPNQFYKVILDNTNGKIKVLAFIMNHENSDLPLYKFVVSVDEVEALTGIDFFPELDDALEDKLEASSSYKSWSF encoded by the coding sequence TTGAAGAGAAAACCAATCTACACCATTATTGCTGTCATTATTGTGATTGGCATTTATAGCTACGAGCATTTTTTAAATTCTGAAGTAAAAGCAGAATTAGTAAAAGATGGTGAAATCGTAAAAGAGGATACTAACTTATATTTTTTACCAACAAGTACTACAGGTCAAATTGTACATCATCAAAATTATTCCTTGTCTTATAGTGAACCTCACGAACAAGCAGAATGGGTGGCTTATGAATTAAAGGCATCCCATATTAGTTCTACAAATCATAAACGGCCTTATTTTGAAATTGATAATGCTGTGAAAACAGGAGCGGCACATTGGGGTAATTATAAAAAATCTGGATATGACAAAGGGCATTTATGTCCTGCAGGAGACCGACGTTTTACGCAAGAAGCACATGATGAAACCTTCTTAACGAGTAATATTAGTCCACAAGAACATCAATTTAATGCTGGAGTTTGGAATCGATTGGAGCAGAAAGTACGTTATTGGGCTAAAAAGAATGATGGTGTTTTTGTGGTCACTGGTGGTATTCTTAAAAATGGATTGAAAACGATTGGTGATGAAGATGTCGCTGTCCCTAATCAGTTTTATAAAGTGATATTAGATAATACCAATGGAAAAATAAAAGTGCTGGCTTTTATAATGAATCATGAAAATTCAGATTTACCATTGTATAAATTTGTCGTTTCAGTTGATGAGGTTGAAGCTTTAACAGGAATTGATTTTTTTCCGGAGTTAGATGATGCTCTTGAAGATAAGTTAGAAGCATCAAGCAGTTATAAAAGCTGGAGTTTCTAG
- a CDS encoding glycosyltransferase: MNFYIIIPAHNEEDYIGKTLESLVKQTLLPNKVVVVNDHSSDNTQTIVEDYASKYNWISIVNSKSSDTHMPGSKIINAFNKGLASLDDDYDIICKFDADLIFSENYLETLATHFTYNKNLGMASGFCYIEKNGDWVLENLTNKDHIRGALKAYKKDCFKQIGKLKPSMGWDTVDELLAKYKGWDILTDETLHVKHLKPTGQSYNKASKHLQGEAMYKMRYGFWITLISAIKLASKKRSFKLFRDYMTGYFKAKSQKVGFLVSKNEGKFIRDLRWKGIKNKFS; encoded by the coding sequence TTGAACTTCTACATCATCATCCCAGCGCATAACGAAGAAGACTACATTGGTAAAACTTTAGAGTCTTTAGTTAAGCAAACCTTGTTACCAAACAAGGTCGTTGTGGTGAACGATCATTCTTCTGACAACACTCAAACTATTGTAGAAGACTATGCTTCAAAATACAATTGGATTTCTATAGTAAATTCAAAATCTTCGGATACACATATGCCAGGTTCTAAAATTATAAATGCCTTCAACAAAGGTTTAGCCTCTCTTGATGATGACTATGACATCATTTGTAAATTTGATGCCGATTTAATTTTCTCTGAAAACTATTTAGAAACATTAGCAACCCATTTCACTTACAATAAAAACTTAGGCATGGCTTCTGGCTTCTGTTATATTGAAAAGAATGGTGATTGGGTTCTTGAGAACCTCACCAACAAAGATCACATCAGAGGCGCACTAAAAGCGTATAAAAAAGATTGTTTTAAACAAATAGGAAAACTTAAGCCTTCTATGGGTTGGGATACGGTTGATGAGCTATTAGCAAAATATAAGGGTTGGGACATACTAACAGATGAGACACTTCATGTTAAGCATTTAAAACCAACAGGACAATCCTACAATAAAGCCTCTAAACATTTACAAGGGGAAGCCATGTACAAGATGCGTTATGGGTTTTGGATTACTTTGATTTCGGCTATAAAACTAGCTTCTAAAAAACGAAGTTTCAAACTTTTCAGAGATTACATGACAGGTTATTTTAAAGCGAAATCTCAGAAAGTAGGTTTTCTCGTTTCTAAAAATGAAGGAAAATTTATTAGGGATTTGAGATGGAAAGGCATTAAAAATAAATTCAGCTAG
- a CDS encoding UbiA prenyltransferase family protein translates to MEVLKRVFNFYLNSSIHVAIAAYALAWITLIELNLGYDLYLLCFVFFATITGYNFVKYFGVVKFHHRSLASWLKAIQVFSFMAFLAMCYYVLKLESETLMVIVVLGIITFFYAIPIMVPKHYLFDDHKNLRQVSGLKVYLIALIWMVTTVILPIVNHDIAINSDVMITSVQRFSYVLVLMLPFEIRDLNFDSLKLATIPQKIGVRKTKLIGIVLLFVFLVLEFFKDELMEKSIIATLLMTFITLFFLLFSNKNQSKYYSAFWVESLPIVWLLILLLLG, encoded by the coding sequence ATGGAAGTTTTAAAACGCGTCTTTAACTTTTATCTTAATAGTAGTATTCATGTCGCTATTGCAGCGTATGCCTTGGCATGGATAACACTAATTGAGCTTAACTTAGGTTACGATTTGTACCTTCTTTGTTTTGTATTTTTTGCAACAATCACGGGTTATAATTTTGTAAAATATTTTGGTGTTGTAAAGTTTCACCATCGCAGTTTAGCGAGCTGGTTAAAAGCAATACAGGTTTTTTCTTTTATGGCGTTTTTAGCGATGTGCTATTATGTATTGAAGCTAGAGTCTGAAACGTTGATGGTGATTGTAGTACTTGGAATTATTACATTCTTCTATGCTATTCCTATCATGGTTCCAAAGCATTACTTGTTTGATGATCATAAAAATTTACGGCAAGTAAGTGGCTTAAAAGTGTATCTTATTGCACTAATTTGGATGGTTACTACAGTGATTTTACCAATAGTGAATCATGATATAGCTATTAATTCAGATGTTATGATAACAAGTGTGCAACGCTTTAGTTATGTGCTTGTGTTAATGTTGCCGTTTGAGATTAGAGATCTAAACTTTGATAGTTTAAAATTGGCTACGATTCCTCAGAAAATAGGAGTTAGAAAGACTAAGCTTATTGGTATTGTACTTTTATTTGTTTTTTTAGTGTTGGAATTTTTTAAAGATGAATTAATGGAAAAATCCATAATAGCGACGTTGCTAATGACGTTTATTACACTATTCTTTCTGCTCTTTTCAAACAAAAACCAATCAAAATATTATAGTGCATTTTGGGTGGAAAGCTTGCCTATTGTTTGGCTGTTAATCTTGTTGCTGCTTGGTTAG
- the gcvP gene encoding aminomethyl-transferring glycine dehydrogenase, with protein sequence MDTTSFALRHIGPNSDEQQAMLDTIGVKNIEQLITETIPDNIRLEKDLNLDAALSEQEYLSHINQLSQHNKIYKTYIGLGYNPTNLPAVIQRNILENPGWYTAYTPYQAEIAQGRLEALLNFQTMIIDLTGMEIANASLLDESTAAAEAMGLLFAIRDRGQKKANVNKFFVSDLVLPQTIDLLETRANPIGIELIIGNESEYNLSNEYFGALLQYPGKNGQITDIKSFIEKANAENIKVAVAADILSLVKLEAPGKFGADVVVGTTQRFGIPMGYGGPHAAYFATKDAYKRDVPGRIIGITKDTNGNRALRMALQTREQHIKRDKATSNICTAQVLLAVMAGMYAVYHGPKGLTFIADQVKNSTSTLAKALERLGLEQVNSHYFDTIQIKADAVKVKYEAEKNEVNFHYPDTNTINIALNETTTVSDLNDIISIFEKVTGQTTNKIESISANETIPSHLKRLSDFLTFDVFNSYHSETELMRYIKRLERKDLALNHSMISLGSCTMKLNAASEMLPLSWPSWGNMHPFVPTEQATGYKLMLKELENQLSEITGFAATSLQPNSGAQGEFAGLMVIKAYHESRGDHHRNICLIPSSAHGTNPASAVMAGMKVVVTKASDNGNIDVEDLREKAELHKDNLSAIMVTYPSTHGVYEASIKEITKIIHDNGGQVYMDGANMNAQVGLTNPGNIGADVCHLNLHKTFAIPHGGGGPGVGPICVAKQLVPFLPGNPIIKTGGHQAITAISGAPFGSALVCLISYGYIKMLGYRGLKKATQVAILNANYIKERLSGSYPTLYSGEMGRAAHEMIIDCRDFKANGIEVTDIAKRLMDYGFHAPTVSFPVAGTMMIEPTESESKAEMDRFCDAMISIRKEIDSTSKDVPNNMLKNAPHTLDMLTSDEWILPYTRQAAAYPLDFVRDNKFWPSVRRVDDAYGDRNLVCSCEPIEAYMDA encoded by the coding sequence ATGGACACAACTTCTTTTGCACTCAGACATATTGGCCCAAATTCAGACGAACAACAAGCCATGTTAGACACTATAGGTGTTAAAAACATTGAACAATTAATAACGGAAACTATTCCAGATAATATTCGTTTAGAAAAAGATTTAAATCTAGATGCTGCGTTGAGTGAGCAAGAATACCTTAGTCATATCAACCAATTATCGCAACACAATAAAATTTACAAAACTTATATAGGCTTAGGGTATAATCCTACTAATTTACCAGCTGTTATTCAGCGAAATATATTAGAAAACCCAGGATGGTACACGGCGTACACCCCTTATCAAGCAGAAATTGCACAAGGTCGATTAGAAGCGCTGTTAAATTTCCAAACCATGATCATAGATTTAACAGGTATGGAAATTGCTAACGCATCGCTTTTAGATGAAAGCACTGCAGCTGCTGAGGCTATGGGATTATTATTCGCCATAAGAGATCGTGGTCAAAAGAAAGCAAATGTCAATAAATTCTTTGTTTCAGATTTAGTATTACCACAAACTATTGACTTACTCGAAACCAGAGCGAATCCTATCGGAATTGAATTAATTATAGGAAACGAATCAGAATACAATTTGTCTAATGAATACTTTGGTGCCTTACTACAGTACCCAGGGAAAAACGGACAGATTACAGACATTAAATCATTTATAGAGAAAGCAAATGCAGAGAACATTAAAGTTGCAGTTGCTGCAGATATTTTAAGTTTAGTAAAACTTGAAGCTCCTGGTAAATTTGGAGCTGATGTTGTTGTTGGTACCACACAACGTTTTGGAATACCAATGGGTTATGGTGGTCCTCATGCCGCTTATTTTGCTACAAAAGACGCTTATAAGCGTGATGTTCCTGGTCGTATTATTGGAATTACAAAAGACACCAATGGAAATAGAGCTTTGCGAATGGCATTGCAAACTAGAGAGCAACATATCAAACGCGATAAAGCAACATCAAATATATGTACAGCACAAGTTCTTTTAGCTGTAATGGCAGGAATGTATGCAGTTTATCATGGTCCAAAAGGCTTAACGTTTATTGCAGACCAAGTTAAAAACTCAACTTCAACATTAGCTAAAGCTTTAGAGCGCTTAGGATTAGAACAAGTAAACTCTCACTATTTTGATACGATTCAAATTAAAGCGGATGCGGTTAAAGTAAAATACGAAGCTGAAAAAAATGAAGTTAATTTTCATTATCCAGATACCAATACAATTAATATCGCTTTAAACGAAACTACTACTGTTTCAGACTTAAATGATATTATTTCAATTTTTGAAAAGGTCACAGGACAAACTACAAATAAAATTGAATCTATTTCAGCTAACGAAACGATTCCTTCACATCTAAAACGTCTATCAGACTTTTTAACTTTCGATGTTTTTAACAGCTATCATTCTGAAACAGAATTAATGCGTTACATCAAACGTTTAGAGCGTAAAGATTTAGCATTAAATCACTCTATGATTTCATTAGGATCTTGTACCATGAAATTAAATGCAGCTTCAGAAATGCTACCTTTAAGTTGGCCAAGCTGGGGAAATATGCACCCATTTGTACCAACAGAACAAGCTACAGGTTACAAATTAATGCTTAAAGAATTAGAAAATCAGTTATCTGAAATTACGGGTTTCGCAGCGACATCGCTTCAACCAAATTCTGGTGCTCAAGGTGAATTTGCTGGATTGATGGTTATTAAAGCGTATCATGAATCTCGTGGAGATCATCATAGAAATATTTGCTTAATCCCGTCGTCTGCACACGGTACAAATCCGGCGAGTGCTGTTATGGCTGGTATGAAAGTCGTAGTTACTAAAGCTTCTGACAATGGAAACATCGATGTTGAAGATTTAAGAGAAAAAGCCGAATTACATAAAGACAACCTTTCTGCAATTATGGTAACTTATCCATCTACTCATGGTGTTTATGAAGCTTCTATAAAAGAAATCACAAAGATTATTCACGATAACGGTGGCCAAGTCTATATGGACGGAGCCAATATGAATGCCCAAGTGGGTTTAACCAACCCAGGAAATATTGGAGCCGATGTGTGTCACTTAAATTTACACAAGACCTTTGCTATTCCTCATGGAGGTGGTGGACCAGGAGTTGGACCAATTTGTGTTGCTAAACAATTAGTTCCTTTTTTACCAGGAAATCCAATCATTAAAACAGGAGGTCATCAAGCCATTACTGCTATTTCTGGAGCTCCTTTTGGATCTGCATTAGTATGCCTTATCTCTTATGGATACATAAAAATGTTAGGATATAGAGGTTTGAAAAAAGCAACTCAAGTAGCCATATTAAATGCCAACTATATTAAAGAACGTTTAAGTGGATCATATCCAACTTTATATTCAGGTGAAATGGGAAGAGCTGCTCATGAAATGATTATTGACTGTCGTGATTTTAAAGCCAATGGTATTGAAGTAACTGACATCGCTAAGCGTTTAATGGATTATGGATTTCATGCACCAACGGTGTCTTTCCCTGTTGCAGGAACTATGATGATTGAACCTACTGAAAGTGAAAGTAAAGCTGAAATGGATCGTTTTTGCGATGCTATGATTTCAATTCGAAAAGAAATTGATTCAACCTCTAAAGACGTCCCTAATAACATGCTAAAAAATGCACCGCACACCTTAGATATGTTGACGTCTGATGAATGGATATTACCATACACTAGACAAGCTGCAGCGTATCCATTAGATTTTGTGCGAGACAATAAATTTTGGCCAAGTGTAAGACGTGTAGATGATGCTTACGGAGATCGTAATTTAGTTTGTAGTTGCGAACCAATCGAAGCCTACATGGACGCTTAA